A single Ignavibacteriales bacterium DNA region contains:
- a CDS encoding LOG family protein, with the protein MRYITLFGSSLPSEGDEQYTIAYETGRRIAEAGFGVCSGGNKGIMEAASRGAVEAGGEALGITVSAFPNSNPYLTSKIECPSLFERITRLIEYGDAYIILQGGTGTLLELSAVWELINKGLLPRKPAAAHSPLWSNIIPLMEEQIIREGRLTGLVRTFDDHRAMTEYILGEL; encoded by the coding sequence ATGAGGTACATAACACTTTTTGGCAGCTCCCTTCCTTCCGAAGGGGATGAACAGTACACCATCGCTTATGAAACAGGACGGAGGATTGCTGAAGCGGGATTTGGAGTCTGTTCCGGCGGCAACAAAGGCATCATGGAAGCAGCCTCCCGCGGGGCTGTTGAGGCTGGAGGTGAAGCATTGGGTATAACAGTTTCAGCTTTTCCGAATTCAAACCCATATCTCACATCAAAGATTGAGTGCCCCTCCCTTTTTGAACGCATTACCAGACTTATAGAATATGGCGATGCATATATCATTCTGCAGGGGGGAACCGGCACCCTGCTTGAGCTTTCAGCCGTGTGGGAACTGATTAATAAAGGCCTCCTTCCGAGAAAACCCGCGGCGGCACATTCCCCTCTCTGGAGCAATATCATCCCCCTGATGGAAGAACAGATAATCCGCGAAGGCAGGTTAACAGGATTGGTCAGAACATTTGATGATCACCGCGCAATGACGGAATATATACTCGGTGAATTATGA
- a CDS encoding MgtC/SapB family protein: MVNKIQITMEFTEYFTNIMAALIFGSLIGLERQFQLKEAGLRTNALVALGSSMFISMTFLFPGNPDVTRIAAQIVTGIGFLGAGIMFKEGATVKGLNTAATVWCTAAIGSLAGAGFIRHAAAATGLIIITHIILRPLANKIKGTHGKETGVGYQYFINTHCVKAQEMSVRTFLLRAVVDQDILLQSIETKKTPDPGTMEVNAVVYLRHRNDDEIEKLLAKMMIEPGVVSVKWTSEEIGQNDDI, translated from the coding sequence ATGGTGAATAAAATTCAGATTACTATGGAATTCACCGAGTATTTTACCAACATCATGGCCGCCCTTATTTTCGGATCTCTCATCGGGCTTGAACGTCAGTTTCAGTTAAAGGAAGCAGGGCTGCGCACCAATGCGCTTGTTGCTCTTGGTTCCTCCATGTTTATTTCAATGACATTTTTATTTCCCGGCAATCCTGATGTCACGCGAATAGCGGCACAGATTGTTACCGGTATTGGTTTTCTTGGCGCGGGTATTATGTTTAAGGAAGGCGCAACCGTTAAAGGCCTTAACACTGCTGCCACCGTCTGGTGCACCGCGGCAATCGGCTCACTTGCAGGTGCGGGATTTATCCGCCATGCAGCAGCAGCAACCGGTCTGATTATCATCACGCATATTATTCTTCGCCCCCTTGCAAACAAAATAAAAGGAACACACGGTAAAGAGACCGGCGTGGGGTATCAGTATTTCATCAACACCCATTGCGTTAAAGCCCAGGAGATGTCCGTGCGCACCTTCCTGCTCCGCGCTGTGGTTGATCAGGATATACTGCTTCAGTCAATCGAAACCAAAAAAACTCCTGATCCCGGCACCATGGAAGTAAATGCAGTTGTGTATCTGCGTCACCGCAATGATGATGAGATTGAAAAACTGCTCGCAAAAATGATGATTGAGCCGGGTGTGGTCAGCGTGAAGTGGACTTCAGAGGAGATAGGGCAGAATGATGATATTTAG
- a CDS encoding DUF3293 domain-containing protein yields the protein MTEERKKWEDIYRATDYVCPEAGITLIPGEPCAILGQLTSGFDEKGYAFITAWNPGSEPVSSAQNRKQNSLLEERITQGRYIYFEGKGIPREEGWEPEDSYLILGIKKNEALALGKEFGQRAILCGYGSGKTELLFIEDF from the coding sequence GTGACAGAAGAAAGAAAAAAATGGGAGGATATATACCGGGCCACTGATTACGTCTGCCCCGAAGCGGGCATCACCCTGATTCCGGGAGAGCCCTGCGCAATCCTCGGACAGCTCACCTCCGGCTTTGACGAAAAAGGGTATGCTTTTATTACCGCCTGGAATCCGGGTTCGGAGCCCGTTTCATCAGCACAAAACCGGAAGCAAAATTCTCTTCTTGAAGAAAGAATCACGCAGGGGCGGTATATATACTTTGAGGGAAAAGGCATTCCGCGTGAAGAAGGATGGGAGCCGGAAGACAGCTATCTGATACTCGGCATTAAAAAAAATGAAGCTCTGGCACTGGGAAAAGAGTTCGGTCAGAGAGCAATTCTCTGCGGCTATGGCAGCGGAAAAACCGAGCTGCTCTTTATCGAAGATTTTTGA
- a CDS encoding SGNH/GDSL hydrolase family protein, whose amino-acid sequence MIYIAAGLQGCSKPGEPEGTRVTEKREISILALGDSYTIGEGVASSERWPEQLADSLRARGFTPAPPQIIAVTGWTTGDLSAGMDRSELKERYDLVTLLIGVNNQYRGYDTTLYRSELEMLIRRAVILAGSPDRVLIVSIPDWGVTPFAAGRNRERIAAEIDIYNRIKAELSTKAGCPYFYITDISRAAAEVPSLLAGDKLHPSGAMYALWVERMMPAVVQIAARLQ is encoded by the coding sequence ATGATATATATAGCAGCCGGGCTTCAGGGCTGTTCAAAACCGGGAGAACCGGAAGGAACACGCGTGACTGAAAAAAGGGAAATTAGCATTCTCGCGCTTGGTGATTCATATACAATAGGGGAAGGGGTTGCCTCATCCGAACGGTGGCCTGAGCAGCTTGCTGATTCACTAAGGGCGAGAGGTTTCACGCCGGCGCCGCCTCAGATTATAGCTGTAACCGGATGGACTACCGGCGATCTCAGCGCGGGGATGGACCGCTCAGAGCTTAAAGAACGGTATGACCTGGTCACTCTGCTGATCGGGGTGAACAACCAATACCGGGGATATGATACCACGCTTTACCGCAGCGAACTGGAAATGCTTATCAGAAGAGCGGTGATACTTGCCGGCTCACCGGACCGTGTGCTGATTGTTTCAATACCGGACTGGGGCGTTACTCCCTTTGCCGCGGGAAGAAACAGGGAGCGTATTGCAGCGGAAATTGATATATATAACAGAATCAAGGCGGAGCTTTCAACAAAGGCCGGCTGCCCGTATTTTTATATAACGGATATCAGCCGTGCGGCAGCGGAGGTTCCCTCACTGCTCGCGGGGGATAAACTTCATCCATCGGGTGCAATGTATGCACTCTGGGTTGAGCGTATGATGCCCGCGGTTGTGCAGATAGCGGCCAGACTGCAATGA
- the kynU gene encoding kynureninase, which translates to MSLPEKTEARELDGNSALKEFRAEFFHGTPECIYLDGNSLGRLPLKTISRMERAVKGEWGERLIRGWNEGWYTMPEKLSAQLAPVIDAEAGEVLITGTVSLNLYKLADAALRMKSGRSTIVTDSLNFPSDIYILEGLVRNHGGHHSLRIAGSRDGISVSYDDLFELITEDTALVVLSLVAFKSAFMYDMKRVNEYARSKGALVIWDLSHAAGAVPCRLNESGAHMAVGCTYKYLNGGPGAPGYLYIRQDLLPELEPPIQGWFGHADPFAFSLSYKPAQGIRKFMTGTPPVLSLIPLEISLEMISRAGINQIRKQSKALCGFLVSLSEKYLYPLGFSAGFPQNENERGSHISLRHPEGYRICKALIQGLGGEVIIPDFREPDNIRFGISPLYNTHEELVVTVENLVKIISERLYEQIPFQKDAVT; encoded by the coding sequence ATGAGTTTACCGGAAAAGACTGAAGCCAGGGAACTTGACGGTAACTCCGCGCTGAAAGAATTCAGAGCAGAATTTTTTCATGGAACTCCTGAATGTATCTATCTGGACGGCAACTCGCTTGGACGCCTTCCCCTTAAAACCATCAGCAGAATGGAGCGCGCGGTAAAAGGGGAATGGGGGGAACGGCTTATACGCGGCTGGAATGAGGGGTGGTACACCATGCCCGAAAAACTTTCCGCTCAATTGGCTCCGGTTATAGACGCAGAAGCCGGTGAGGTACTGATAACGGGGACGGTGTCATTAAACCTCTATAAACTTGCAGATGCCGCGCTGCGGATGAAATCAGGGAGAAGCACTATTGTTACCGATTCCCTTAACTTTCCTTCGGATATATATATCCTTGAAGGGCTGGTGAGAAATCACGGCGGACATCATTCGCTCCGGATAGCCGGGAGCAGGGACGGAATTTCGGTATCCTATGATGATCTTTTTGAACTGATAACTGAAGATACGGCTCTTGTTGTTTTATCACTCGTCGCGTTTAAGAGTGCATTCATGTATGATATGAAAAGAGTAAATGAGTATGCACGCAGCAAGGGAGCTCTTGTTATCTGGGATCTGAGCCATGCCGCGGGCGCGGTACCATGCCGTCTTAATGAGAGCGGCGCCCACATGGCGGTGGGGTGCACCTATAAATATCTGAACGGAGGACCCGGCGCGCCGGGGTACCTGTATATACGCCAAGATTTGCTGCCGGAACTTGAGCCCCCCATTCAGGGATGGTTCGGACATGCTGATCCTTTTGCATTCTCGCTTTCTTATAAACCGGCTCAGGGGATCCGCAAATTTATGACCGGAACTCCGCCGGTGCTCTCTCTGATACCGCTTGAGATTTCGCTTGAAATGATCAGCAGGGCGGGCATTAATCAGATACGAAAACAGAGTAAAGCGCTTTGCGGCTTCCTGGTTTCGCTCAGTGAAAAGTATCTGTATCCGCTCGGTTTTTCAGCCGGTTTTCCGCAAAATGAAAATGAACGGGGCTCCCATATTTCGCTTCGTCATCCGGAAGGCTACAGAATCTGCAAAGCGCTTATTCAGGGACTGGGCGGGGAGGTTATTATTCCTGACTTCAGAGAGCCTGATAACATCCGCTTTGGCATCAGTCCGCTTTATAATACGCATGAAGAACTTGTAGTAACAGTCGAGAATCTGGTAAAGATTATCTCGGAACGGCTTTATGAACAAATTCCTTTTCAGAAGGATGCGGTAACATAA
- a CDS encoding DUF4920 domain-containing protein, with protein sequence MKTLFSLFTFLILTFTFTTACNLTGDSKKFGEQITMTEKTKISDILADPESFVGKKVLVEGEVIDVCSAAGCWMELKSDKDGKIKIKVKDGEIVFPMEAAGKKALVEGLVYKIDLDHESAIEYMQHLAEDAGKDFDPSTVTGPMVIYQIKGIGAEIADLK encoded by the coding sequence ATGAAAACACTTTTTTCTCTTTTTACTTTTCTTATTCTCACCTTCACCTTTACCACCGCGTGCAATTTAACCGGAGACAGCAAGAAATTCGGCGAACAGATTACCATGACCGAAAAAACAAAAATTTCTGATATTCTGGCTGACCCTGAGTCATTTGTCGGAAAAAAAGTTCTTGTTGAAGGGGAAGTAATTGATGTCTGCTCAGCTGCCGGATGCTGGATGGAATTAAAAAGCGACAAAGACGGCAAAATTAAAATTAAAGTAAAAGACGGTGAAATTGTTTTCCCGATGGAAGCAGCAGGAAAAAAAGCTTTGGTTGAAGGGCTTGTCTATAAGATTGACCTTGACCATGAATCCGCAATTGAATATATGCAGCACCTCGCTGAAGATGCAGGAAAAGATTTTGATCCTTCAACCGTTACCGGTCCGATGGTTATCTATCAGATAAAAGGTATCGGCGCTGAAATTGCTGATTTGAAATAA
- a CDS encoding abortive infection family protein, which produces MSDLTFIEKKHLEDLLVMHSGYVLDFSDRTFREFIIDTIGLDVYDDKYLGVSGSKANRLRQLIKIEPNNIVGKLLSELLDYWLILAQKNVYDYASNEATYKECKKIAARLKQDSIVENIDAIQPINDDGDFDLLAKSIRESIENNQPEAALDRLHTYNVKFFRGLCEKHSISYEKSDSLNALYGKYIKFINSTGFIESEMAEKILKYSINIMDAFNDIRNYRSFAHDNRLLNYEESLLICNNVTSTIRFVNFIESSIEKQKPKEEFNINDLPF; this is translated from the coding sequence ATGTCCGATCTTACATTTATAGAAAAAAAGCATCTTGAAGATTTGCTCGTAATGCATTCAGGATATGTACTGGATTTCTCTGACCGGACATTTCGCGAATTCATTATTGATACTATTGGTTTGGATGTTTATGACGATAAATATTTGGGTGTCTCAGGGTCAAAGGCAAATCGGTTAAGACAATTAATTAAAATTGAACCGAATAATATTGTGGGAAAGTTACTCTCGGAATTATTAGACTACTGGTTGATACTAGCACAAAAGAATGTCTATGATTATGCTTCTAATGAGGCAACCTATAAGGAGTGTAAAAAAATTGCAGCTCGGCTAAAACAGGATAGTATAGTCGAGAATATTGACGCCATCCAACCCATAAATGATGACGGGGATTTTGACCTTCTTGCCAAATCCATCCGTGAAAGTATTGAAAACAATCAGCCCGAAGCAGCGCTTGACCGCCTGCACACGTACAATGTTAAATTTTTTCGCGGACTATGCGAAAAACACTCTATTTCTTACGAAAAGTCTGATTCCCTTAACGCTTTATATGGTAAATACATAAAGTTTATTAATAGCACTGGATTTATTGAATCTGAAATGGCTGAAAAAATCCTTAAATATTCTATTAATATAATGGACGCGTTCAATGACATCAGAAACTATAGGAGTTTTGCCCATGATAATCGGCTGCTTAATTATGAAGAAAGTCTTTTAATATGCAACAACGTTACAAGCACAATCAGATTTGTAAATTTTATTGAATCCTCTATTGAAAAGCAAAAACCAAAAGAAGAATTTAACATCAATGATTTACCTTTTTAA
- a CDS encoding META domain-containing protein: MMIFSKSGAALLLLAAAVYITGCISSRQNETPVPFGGKWLLIEMKERAEIPQGTFLFVNTESSSFQLSAGCNSFNGGYQTEGEKITFEPPAGTKKFCGELTEFESLYVRLLTSAAEAQIKRNVLQLYLNGELVLAFRKDD; the protein is encoded by the coding sequence ATGATGATATTTAGCAAATCCGGCGCGGCATTGCTGCTTCTTGCCGCGGCAGTATATATCACCGGCTGTATCTCATCCAGGCAAAACGAAACCCCCGTTCCTTTCGGAGGAAAATGGCTCCTGATAGAAATGAAAGAACGGGCGGAAATTCCGCAGGGTACCTTCCTCTTTGTAAATACAGAAAGCTCCTCATTTCAGCTGTCGGCGGGATGCAACTCCTTTAACGGAGGATATCAGACCGAAGGAGAAAAAATAACCTTTGAACCGCCGGCCGGCACAAAAAAATTCTGCGGAGAGCTTACGGAGTTTGAATCATTGTATGTGCGTCTGCTTACCAGCGCGGCCGAAGCCCAGATTAAACGGAACGTACTGCAGCTTTATCTGAACGGCGAACTGGTTCTTGCTTTCAGGAAAGATGATTAA
- a CDS encoding T9SS type A sorting domain-containing protein translates to MKLFSGIYSAGLILLLLLSPTLSAQTLSVGAGDIHCFKLHPSPPASVPQGDPNIDAVYYAINMDIDYPARRITGSTSIGFKALVPGLQEIYINLTNTLACDSVIWQNTSLPFTHSSDKVSFTLPSPLSLNERTDVTIYYDGVPSSTGFGSFTFGSMYNHPSVWSLSEPYGSSDWWANKNSVDDKADSADIIIICDTSFTAVSNGLLISKTITGSKARWHWSTRYPIANYLISVAISNYSLYQNWFRYTANDSLPIVHYLVPEIINDLIPQLDKTVEMMKLFTGLFGEYPFIREKYGHAQFGRGGGMEHQTISSMARFDDGIIAHELAHQWYGDKVTNRTWQDIWLHEGFATYSEGLWYEYLNKEWLKEYMSLRAVPARAAEGTILVQDVQNVFSIFDFNRTYAKASWVVHMLRTITGDSAFFQIIREFHNAPGLAYGNASTSDLEQIATRIYGSSLAYFFDQWITKPGYPKYLVTYNTSRLMTGGSKTSITIDQTANTAGVVFRMPLDITLSTALGDTTLTIDNNTAIQSTDIITPAEPFLVQIDPEEKILKEVNITRRYPDELLRDGIQLYKPWPNPASDNISIGFELIQTKKITARIYSLTGELIAELANEELPAGVYTYPLTARTISSGIYIIQLSADDKQYRQKIAIIR, encoded by the coding sequence ATGAAACTGTTCAGCGGTATATATAGCGCCGGGCTGATACTTCTCCTGCTGCTGAGCCCCACTCTCTCCGCGCAGACACTCTCTGTAGGAGCGGGCGATATTCACTGCTTTAAATTACACCCCTCGCCTCCGGCCTCTGTGCCGCAGGGTGACCCTAATATTGACGCGGTCTATTACGCTATTAATATGGATATTGATTATCCCGCAAGAAGAATAACCGGTTCAACCAGTATCGGCTTTAAGGCGCTTGTTCCGGGACTTCAGGAGATATATATTAATCTGACGAATACTCTGGCGTGTGACTCTGTTATCTGGCAGAATACCTCGCTTCCTTTTACTCATAGTTCGGATAAAGTCAGTTTCACTCTTCCCTCACCCCTTTCCCTGAACGAACGGACTGATGTTACCATCTACTATGACGGCGTACCTTCTTCAACCGGATTCGGCAGTTTCACTTTCGGCAGTATGTATAATCATCCCTCAGTCTGGTCACTCAGCGAACCCTACGGCTCATCGGACTGGTGGGCTAATAAAAATTCCGTGGATGATAAGGCAGACTCGGCAGATATCATAATCATCTGCGATACATCCTTTACCGCGGTTTCAAACGGCCTGCTTATTTCAAAAACCATAACCGGCTCAAAAGCACGCTGGCACTGGAGCACACGCTACCCCATCGCTAATTATCTTATCTCTGTGGCTATCTCTAATTACTCTCTCTATCAGAACTGGTTCAGATATACTGCAAACGATTCACTCCCCATTGTTCACTATCTTGTCCCTGAGATCATTAATGACCTGATACCCCAGCTTGACAAAACCGTTGAGATGATGAAACTTTTCACCGGACTGTTTGGCGAGTACCCGTTCATCAGGGAGAAATATGGCCATGCACAGTTCGGCAGGGGCGGAGGCATGGAGCATCAGACCATCTCATCCATGGCGCGGTTTGATGACGGCATAATCGCCCACGAACTCGCGCATCAGTGGTATGGCGATAAAGTCACCAACCGGACCTGGCAGGATATCTGGCTGCATGAGGGTTTTGCCACCTACTCGGAAGGTCTCTGGTATGAATATCTAAACAAAGAATGGCTTAAGGAGTATATGTCTCTCAGGGCAGTGCCCGCCCGTGCGGCAGAAGGGACTATTCTTGTTCAGGATGTGCAGAATGTGTTTTCCATATTCGACTTCAACCGCACCTATGCAAAAGCATCATGGGTAGTTCACATGCTGCGCACTATCACCGGTGACAGCGCATTCTTTCAGATAATCAGAGAGTTCCACAATGCACCGGGACTGGCATACGGAAACGCATCCACTTCCGATCTTGAACAAATCGCCACTCGTATATACGGCTCATCACTTGCGTATTTCTTTGATCAATGGATAACCAAACCCGGCTACCCGAAATATCTTGTTACCTATAACACTTCCCGTCTGATGACCGGAGGATCTAAAACGAGCATCACCATAGACCAGACAGCCAATACCGCAGGCGTGGTATTCCGCATGCCGCTCGATATAACCCTCAGCACTGCCTTGGGAGATACAACCCTTACGATTGATAACAACACCGCCATCCAGAGCACAGATATTATAACTCCTGCAGAACCCTTTCTTGTTCAGATAGATCCTGAAGAGAAAATCCTGAAAGAAGTAAACATCACACGCCGCTACCCGGATGAACTCTTGCGTGACGGAATTCAGCTTTACAAGCCGTGGCCAAATCCGGCATCGGATAACATCAGCATCGGGTTTGAACTGATACAGACAAAGAAAATAACCGCGCGGATTTATTCACTGACGGGTGAACTGATCGCTGAATTAGCCAATGAAGAGCTCCCCGCCGGAGTATATACCTATCCGCTTACAGCCCGTACTATTTCGTCAGGAATATATATTATCCAGCTTTCCGCTGACGATAAGCAGTACCGCCAGAAAATAGCAATTATCAGATAA
- a CDS encoding sigma 54-interacting transcriptional regulator, with amino-acid sequence MKVIYKEIPEFFRVTNNFSSAGSTSLRIIPAVIITLFVLLFRTSFEPSDLTLSSSLTPGFMKNVPDTNIVVITITGTDIDGLGGFPLKRSYYALLTRTLKKYEVKTIGFELLFARSATETDYYDQLFQQEITAAGNVVLSAFAPDSRISGGKVTADSLILPAFKAAASGHLNYQQEPTASIPVNLISGNILIPSFSSAVTGAADKDDMLQVNFFNTFSSFRRLSLLEFFRLDTSNPDSLSFLKDKIILTGVTDEKFTAKIHSWQEGDVPGLALHAFAADNLLNSRALNGSIYIPLLILAGILFPGIWFLSMNRSLRVRLAVLFGSAAILAALFVILASSVYIVPLTALVIYTVTAAGGELIISLFREKESARASLGELESLRLLLDRKTRQLEQLEAGSSEKQDTGSHELIASLKSEIEKLRSSVRDEEIAEPGSADQQYISFEGMVFRSQAMKQTVNLIKKFAPSDETVLIIGESGTGKELTAKALHTLSARSSKPFLAVNCGALSESLLESELFGHVKGAFTGAAADKPGRFETADQGTIFLDEIGEISENFQVKLLRVLQEGTLERVGSSKTIKVDVRVIAATNKNLERAVKEGKFRQDLYYRLNILRINLPPLRERKEDIYPLVQNFIAQSGQELKISVAASEALQAGEWHGNVRELESVIKRALVFARGEKKSVITLADLPPELTKNFSLSYEEIVLQSLREKGFGHSSFTETAKELGTGRTLINEHFRGVVLRTLSEQQYDIGKTASLVADTPDQAVIEKVRDKIDTILENIRQDAAPLKGMHLSEVKSKLSAKYRNLPKKFHEYLDETVQRYI; translated from the coding sequence GTGAAAGTAATTTATAAAGAGATTCCGGAATTCTTCAGAGTGACGAATAATTTTTCTTCTGCCGGCAGTACTTCACTGCGGATTATTCCTGCTGTTATTATTACACTCTTTGTCCTTCTTTTCAGAACTTCATTTGAGCCGTCCGACCTCACTCTTTCCTCTTCCTTAACACCCGGCTTTATGAAAAATGTTCCCGATACCAATATCGTGGTCATAACCATCACCGGAACGGATATTGACGGACTCGGGGGATTTCCCCTCAAGCGCAGCTATTATGCACTCCTGACCCGCACCCTCAAGAAATATGAGGTGAAAACCATAGGATTTGAGCTGCTTTTCGCCCGGTCAGCCACAGAGACTGATTACTATGACCAGCTTTTTCAGCAGGAGATAACTGCCGCGGGGAATGTTGTTCTATCAGCTTTTGCCCCTGACAGCCGGATAAGCGGCGGAAAGGTTACCGCGGATTCACTCATCCTGCCGGCTTTTAAAGCAGCAGCTTCCGGACATCTGAATTACCAACAGGAACCCACCGCCTCCATTCCCGTGAATCTGATTTCAGGCAATATCCTTATCCCTTCTTTTTCCTCAGCTGTTACCGGAGCTGCGGACAAGGATGATATGCTGCAGGTAAATTTCTTCAATACGTTTTCCTCGTTCCGGCGGCTTTCATTGCTGGAGTTTTTCCGCCTTGATACCTCAAACCCCGACTCTCTTTCTTTTCTGAAAGACAAGATTATCCTGACCGGTGTTACCGATGAAAAGTTCACCGCTAAGATTCACTCCTGGCAGGAAGGGGATGTGCCGGGACTGGCGCTTCACGCATTCGCCGCCGACAATCTGCTGAACAGCAGGGCTCTGAACGGAAGTATATATATACCTCTGCTTATTCTCGCGGGCATTCTCTTCCCCGGCATCTGGTTCCTGAGCATGAACAGGAGTCTCCGCGTCCGGCTGGCCGTTCTCTTCGGTTCTGCCGCCATTCTTGCGGCCCTCTTTGTGATTCTGGCCTCATCCGTATATATTGTTCCCCTCACGGCATTAGTTATATATACCGTTACAGCGGCCGGAGGAGAACTGATTATCTCCCTGTTCCGCGAGAAGGAATCGGCCCGCGCGTCTTTGGGCGAGCTTGAAAGTCTGCGCCTGCTCCTTGACCGCAAAACCCGCCAGCTTGAGCAGCTTGAGGCCGGTTCTTCAGAAAAGCAGGATACCGGCAGCCATGAACTTATCGCTTCTCTTAAATCGGAAATCGAAAAACTCCGCTCTTCGGTCAGGGATGAAGAAATAGCCGAACCCGGCTCCGCGGATCAGCAGTATATATCATTTGAAGGAATGGTCTTCCGCTCCCAGGCGATGAAGCAGACGGTGAACCTGATTAAGAAATTCGCGCCGTCGGATGAAACGGTGCTGATTATCGGGGAAAGCGGAACGGGAAAAGAACTCACCGCAAAAGCACTGCATACTCTTTCCGCCCGAAGTTCGAAACCCTTTTTGGCGGTCAACTGCGGCGCGTTATCAGAATCCCTTCTGGAAAGTGAACTCTTCGGCCATGTGAAAGGGGCCTTCACCGGAGCCGCGGCTGATAAGCCGGGCAGGTTTGAAACAGCCGACCAGGGTACCATATTTCTTGATGAGATAGGCGAGATATCAGAAAATTTTCAGGTGAAACTTCTCCGTGTGCTTCAGGAAGGAACTCTTGAGCGGGTCGGCTCTTCAAAAACAATTAAAGTTGATGTCCGCGTAATAGCCGCCACCAATAAAAATCTTGAGCGGGCCGTTAAAGAAGGAAAATTCAGACAGGATTTGTATTACCGCCTGAACATCCTCCGGATAAATCTTCCGCCGCTGCGCGAAAGGAAGGAAGATATATATCCGCTGGTGCAGAACTTCATAGCGCAGTCAGGGCAGGAACTGAAGATCTCCGTTGCCGCCTCGGAAGCGCTTCAGGCAGGCGAATGGCACGGCAATGTGCGGGAGCTGGAATCCGTCATCAAACGCGCGCTGGTATTTGCCCGCGGAGAAAAGAAATCAGTAATTACTCTAGCTGATCTTCCGCCTGAATTAACAAAAAACTTTTCCCTAAGCTATGAGGAAATTGTTCTGCAGTCTCTGCGTGAAAAAGGATTCGGCCATTCATCATTCACGGAAACAGCAAAAGAACTGGGCACCGGCAGAACACTTATCAACGAACATTTCCGCGGAGTGGTCCTCAGAACGCTCTCAGAACAGCAGTATGATATTGGTAAAACAGCTTCTCTTGTTGCTGATACCCCGGATCAGGCAGTGATAGAAAAAGTCCGTGATAAAATTGATACTATTCTGGAAAACATCCGGCAGGATGCAGCCCCTCTGAAGGGTATGCACCTCTCGGAAGTTAAATCTAAGCTCAGCGCTAAATACCGGAATCTCCCGAAAAAATTCCATGAGTATCTGGATGAAACTGTTCAGCGGTATATATAG